One segment of Nitrosopumilus sp. DNA contains the following:
- a CDS encoding methane monooxygenase/ammonia monooxygenase subunit B has translation MVEKKIFVFGLAVVLALGTLGFNWVESVLPTADAHGVQAQLQSRFIRIEDETFNRQSLQTGETLTLQGTLVSLVERDLRGWLSIFSESTNAGNRWEMLARDPPGNVFDIPGNSVIDYSLSAKALEPGVYHVHTQLNVAKVGPGLGPGQTVVVEGDPIIKPIPYTNIAYQSIIIGVGYVITFATRPWQVI, from the coding sequence ATGGTCGAAAAAAAGATTTTCGTATTTGGACTAGCTGTAGTACTTGCACTAGGAACTTTAGGTTTCAACTGGGTTGAATCCGTACTTCCAACTGCAGATGCACACGGTGTCCAAGCACAACTTCAGAGTCGTTTCATCAGAATTGAGGATGAAACCTTCAACAGACAATCCCTGCAAACTGGCGAAACCTTGACACTTCAAGGAACTTTAGTCAGTCTTGTAGAAAGAGACCTTAGAGGATGGCTATCTATCTTCTCAGAGTCAACCAACGCAGGTAACAGATGGGAAATGTTGGCAAGAGACCCACCAGGAAACGTCTTTGACATTCCAGGTAACTCAGTCATTGATTACTCACTATCTGCAAAAGCACTTGAACCAGGTGTATACCACGTACACACCCAACTCAATGTAGCAAAAGTTGGTCCAGGACTTGGTCCAGGTCAAACAGTAGTAGTTGAAGGAGATCCAATTATCAAACCAATCCCATATACCAACATAGCTTACCAATCAATTATCATTGGCGTTGGATATGTCATTACGTTTGCAACACGACCCTGGCAAGTAATATAA
- a CDS encoding DNA adenine methylase produces the protein MKQVYSQVSSVTPKPFVKWAGGKRQLIPILNESLPKSFGTYYEPFLGGGALLFHMLTERNGQKCSISDLNSDLVLAYTTIRDRIDELISSLKNHERNYQKDSKSYYYSIRESNPRSEIEKTSRLLFLNRTCFNGLYRVNSKGKFNVPLGRYTNPNIVNEENLRSVSFILQSSKVAIKCRDFEAVLQDAKKGDLVYFDPPYQPVSDTANFTSYTNKDFTDSDLSRLAELCSKLDSKGCKVLLSNSDSKQVADMFSGKTWKVRKIHANRSINSNSKKRTGHFELLIKNY, from the coding sequence TTGAAACAAGTATACTCTCAAGTATCATCTGTCACTCCAAAACCATTTGTTAAATGGGCAGGAGGAAAACGCCAACTAATTCCAATTCTAAATGAGAGTTTACCCAAATCTTTTGGGACTTATTATGAGCCATTTCTTGGAGGGGGAGCTTTACTATTTCATATGCTAACTGAAAGAAATGGTCAAAAATGCAGCATCTCTGATTTGAACTCTGATCTAGTATTGGCATATACTACAATTAGAGATAGAATTGACGAGCTTATTTCCTCTCTAAAAAATCATGAAAGAAATTATCAGAAAGATTCTAAATCATACTATTACTCCATTAGAGAATCAAATCCAAGAAGTGAAATTGAAAAGACATCAAGATTGTTATTTCTCAATAGAACCTGCTTTAATGGATTATATCGAGTAAACAGCAAAGGAAAATTCAATGTACCTCTTGGAAGATACACCAACCCAAATATCGTAAATGAAGAAAATTTACGTTCAGTTAGTTTCATTCTCCAATCAAGCAAGGTTGCAATCAAATGTCGTGATTTTGAGGCAGTACTGCAAGATGCCAAAAAAGGAGATCTAGTATACTTTGATCCACCATACCAACCAGTAAGCGATACTGCAAATTTTACCAGTTATACAAACAAGGATTTCACAGATAGCGATCTTAGTAGACTAGCAGAACTTTGCTCAAAACTTGATTCAAAAGGATGTAAAGTCCTATTATCAAATTCAGATTCAAAACAAGTTGCCGATATGTTTTCAGGAAAAACTTGGAAAGTTAGAAAGATTCATGCAAATCGTTCAATCAATTCAAATTCTAAAAAGAGAACAGGTCACTTTGAATTATTGATTAAAAATTATTAG
- a CDS encoding 30S ribosomal protein S15, with amino-acid sequence MGRMHTHRHGKSHSIRPATLRAPSWITQSPAEIEELVIKYSKEGLTPSQIGIKLRDQHSIPLIKPITKKGIGQILEENDLRAEMPEDLDNIVRKAVGLQKHLKENKGDNRNVRSLELIEAKVHRLSVYYKRIGRIPAKWKYKSVVAQLE; translated from the coding sequence ATGGGACGAATGCACACTCATAGACATGGAAAATCACATTCCATAAGACCAGCTACTCTACGTGCACCTTCATGGATTACACAGAGCCCAGCAGAAATTGAAGAATTAGTAATAAAATATTCCAAAGAGGGTTTAACTCCTAGCCAAATTGGAATTAAACTAAGAGATCAGCATTCAATTCCATTAATCAAACCAATTACCAAAAAAGGCATCGGTCAAATTCTTGAAGAAAATGATTTGAGAGCAGAAATGCCAGAAGACCTAGATAACATTGTAAGAAAAGCAGTTGGTCTTCAAAAACACCTTAAAGAAAACAAGGGAGACAATAGAAATGTTAGATCTTTGGAATTAATCGAAGCCAAAGTACATAGACTATCTGTATATTACAAAAGGATAGGACGAATTCCAGCAAAATGGAAATATAAATCCGTGGTTGCTCAATTAGAGTAA
- a CDS encoding KEOPS complex subunit Pcc1, translating into MSLTCQVQVTINKISKEKAETVKKALEPDNVNFPEGLSLYVENIDNKLVFNFESKKNMKQLIGTIDEVLEHIQVALKVIE; encoded by the coding sequence ATGTCGTTAACGTGTCAAGTCCAAGTAACAATCAATAAAATATCAAAAGAAAAGGCGGAAACTGTCAAAAAGGCATTAGAACCAGATAATGTGAATTTTCCCGAAGGATTGAGTCTTTATGTTGAAAATATTGATAACAAACTAGTTTTTAATTTTGAGAGTAAGAAAAACATGAAACAGCTGATTGGAACTATTGATGAAGTGTTAGAGCATATTCAGGTTGCACTAAAGGTGATAGAATAG
- a CDS encoding ammonia monooxygenase, with protein MVWLRRCTHYLFIVVVAVNSTLLTINAGDYIFYTDWAWTSYTVFSISQTLMLVVGATYYLTFTGVPGTATYYALIMTVYTWVAKGAWFALGYPYDFIVTPVWLPSAMLLDLVYWATKKNKHSLILFGGVLVGMSLPLFNMVNLITVADPLETAFKYPRPTLPPYMTPIEPQVGKFYNSPVALGAGAGAVLACTFAALGCKLNTWTYRWMAAWSKWD; from the coding sequence ATGGTCTGGTTAAGACGATGTACACACTACTTATTCATAGTAGTAGTTGCAGTTAACTCAACACTGTTAACAATTAATGCAGGAGATTACATCTTCTACACTGACTGGGCTTGGACTTCGTACACGGTATTCTCAATATCGCAAACGTTGATGCTTGTAGTAGGTGCAACATATTACCTAACATTTACAGGTGTTCCAGGTACAGCAACGTACTACGCTCTAATTATGACAGTATACACATGGGTAGCAAAAGGTGCATGGTTTGCACTCGGATATCCATATGACTTCATTGTAACACCAGTTTGGTTACCATCAGCAATGCTGTTGGATTTAGTCTACTGGGCAACAAAGAAGAACAAGCACTCCTTGATACTGTTTGGCGGCGTACTAGTAGGAATGTCTTTACCATTGTTCAACATGGTAAACCTGATAACAGTAGCAGACCCACTTGAAACGGCATTCAAATATCCAAGACCAACATTGCCACCATACATGACACCGATAGAACCTCAAGTTGGAAAGTTCTATAACAGCCCAGTGGCTTTAGGTGCAGGTGCAGGTGCAGTATTGGCATGTACGTTTGCAGCACTAGGTTGTAAACTAAACACTTGGACATACAGATGGATGGCCGCATGGTCAAAGTGGGACTAA
- a CDS encoding DHH family phosphoesterase: MTKSLDESLSFFKDKISDCIKSKKSISVTTHIDCDGLTSGSIITKALIREGANCTVRTSKEFSKKIVESFKTDSRDFHIVTDLGGGFAKELNETLGDNWIVLDHHQISDEEIDNENVINAWSYGIDGGVEICAGGMAYLASVALDEKNSDLSSIAVVSALGDRQDQGERKSFTGKNFEIANTAKELGLVDIDLDLLLVGRETRPLPDALAFTSQPFIEGLTWNRDTCLSLLNSSGIKLKDGGRWRVPAELNEEEKRQVIESISKFTSGKNSTEIMSELIGYTYTFPREDKRSFLRDGREFSTMLNSCGRINRSGVGMAVCMGDRNKILREGESILTDYRRMIREYMNILSNERWRISESETCVMVNGEDIVPETMTGTISSLIAGSPKNAGKIVILRTKGEENTIKFSSRKSFGCNSDINLSEVMRIGAEKFDGVGGGHNTAAGAKITKDKLDEFLNYLEVNVVNVSSPSNNQ, translated from the coding sequence ATGACAAAATCACTTGACGAATCACTTTCATTTTTCAAAGATAAAATTTCAGACTGTATAAAATCAAAAAAATCAATTTCCGTTACAACTCATATTGATTGTGATGGACTTACATCAGGAAGTATTATTACCAAAGCACTAATCAGAGAAGGGGCAAATTGCACTGTTAGAACATCAAAAGAATTTAGTAAAAAAATTGTAGAATCATTCAAAACAGATTCTAGAGACTTTCACATTGTAACTGATTTGGGAGGAGGGTTTGCAAAAGAACTCAATGAAACATTAGGAGATAATTGGATAGTTTTAGATCATCATCAAATTTCTGATGAAGAAATAGATAATGAAAATGTCATCAATGCATGGAGTTATGGAATTGATGGAGGAGTTGAGATATGTGCTGGAGGAATGGCATATCTAGCATCAGTTGCCCTTGATGAGAAAAATTCAGATTTATCGTCTATTGCTGTGGTCTCGGCTTTAGGAGATAGACAAGATCAAGGAGAAAGAAAGTCATTTACTGGAAAGAATTTTGAAATTGCAAATACTGCCAAAGAATTAGGATTAGTGGATATTGATTTAGACTTGCTTTTAGTTGGCAGGGAAACAAGACCACTTCCAGATGCATTAGCATTTACATCTCAGCCATTTATTGAAGGATTAACATGGAACAGAGATACTTGTCTTTCACTTCTTAATTCATCTGGAATTAAGTTAAAAGATGGAGGTAGGTGGAGAGTACCTGCGGAACTAAATGAGGAGGAAAAAAGACAAGTTATTGAATCAATTTCCAAATTTACCTCTGGCAAAAACTCCACTGAGATAATGTCAGAGTTAATCGGATATACATACACATTTCCAAGAGAAGATAAGAGAAGTTTCTTGCGAGATGGAAGAGAATTTTCAACTATGTTAAACTCGTGTGGGAGAATAAATCGATCTGGAGTTGGAATGGCAGTATGCATGGGTGATCGAAATAAGATACTAAGAGAGGGAGAATCAATTTTAACAGATTATAGAAGAATGATCAGAGAGTACATGAATATTCTTTCAAATGAGAGATGGAGAATTTCAGAAAGTGAGACATGTGTGATGGTAAATGGGGAAGACATTGTTCCTGAAACCATGACAGGTACCATTTCATCATTAATTGCAGGATCACCTAAAAATGCAGGAAAAATTGTAATTTTGAGAACCAAAGGAGAAGAGAATACAATAAAATTCTCATCAAGAAAATCCTTTGGTTGTAATTCAGATATCAATCTTAGTGAAGTAATGAGAATCGGTGCTGAAAAATTTGATGGTGTCGGGGGAGGGCATAATACAGCAGCTGGAGCAAAAATAACTAAAGACAAATTAGATGAATTTCTTAATTATTTAGAAGTAAATGTCGTTAACGTGTCAAGTCCAAGTAACAATCAATAA
- a CDS encoding methane monooxygenase/ammonia monooxygenase subunit C, with amino-acid sequence MAQMPALIPKEVEIQRLKKIWLIVIAMGSTAASVEVDNFVDGSLHQTSIRDSAFTPAHWWLYSHFIALPLGWGAAAIYDRKVPVLRGPNNSMNTGLKMTILGYLATMFTIGVNEMWHFWFVEEIFAVPNHWMFNMGVVVAFMGALAYVVRVYARLVELGAETPGENPYVAEMYKMALEGKLYSRAIP; translated from the coding sequence ATGGCACAGATGCCCGCATTAATCCCAAAAGAAGTTGAGATTCAGAGACTTAAAAAAATCTGGCTCATCGTTATTGCTATGGGGTCCACTGCAGCATCAGTCGAAGTTGATAACTTCGTTGATGGATCACTACATCAGACATCTATCAGAGATAGTGCTTTCACACCAGCTCACTGGTGGTTGTATTCCCACTTCATCGCATTACCACTTGGATGGGGAGCAGCAGCAATCTATGATAGAAAAGTTCCAGTTCTTAGAGGCCCAAATAATTCAATGAACACTGGTTTGAAGATGACCATTCTAGGTTACCTTGCAACAATGTTTACAATTGGAGTCAATGAGATGTGGCACTTCTGGTTTGTAGAGGAGATCTTTGCAGTACCAAATCACTGGATGTTTAACATGGGTGTTGTAGTAGCATTCATGGGTGCACTTGCATACGTAGTCAGAGTATATGCTAGACTCGTAGAACTAGGTGCAGAAACTCCTGGAGAGAACCCATATGTTGCAGAAATGTACAAGATGGCCTTAGAAGGCAAATTGTACAGCAGAGCAATACCATAG